A single genomic interval of Cucumis sativus cultivar 9930 chromosome 5, Cucumber_9930_V3, whole genome shotgun sequence harbors:
- the LOC105435565 gene encoding uncharacterized protein LOC105435565 translates to MKSVDSCCYFSYLKVLLGAVVVGLFVWLLVVGSSPPPPGRTKSWQAAAESVHQVEGRHAMKEAEDQLAINNHPKLLDPNFMSKVRVPKGPDPIHNRRIGVKGGPPRGA, encoded by the exons atgaaaagtgtAGATAGCTGTTGCTATTTTTCTTACTTGAAGGTCTTGCTTGGTGCTGTGGTTGTGGGGCTGTTTGTATGGCTTTTGGTTGTTGGGTCATCCCCGCCACCACCAGGGAGAACGAAAAGCTGGCAGGCGGCGGCTGAGTCTGTTCATCAGGTCGAGGGAAGGCATGCCATGAAGGAAGCTGAGGATCAATTGGCCATTAACAACCATCCAAAGCTGTTGGATCCTAACTTTATGAGCAAAGTTAGAGTTCCTAAAGGACCAGACCCCATCCATAACag GAGAATTGGGGTGAAAGGAGGGCCTCCAAGAGGAGCTTAG